From the Triticum urartu cultivar G1812 chromosome 4, Tu2.1, whole genome shotgun sequence genome, the window tttttaaattcGTGAACTTTTTAATTCGCAAAtgttttttgaattcatgaacatttttccaaACTCACGCATATTGTTTCCAAAGTCGTGAACATATTTCAAACTGACAAAGATTTTAtgaaattcatgaacattttctcGATTTATGAAACTATTTTAGTTCACAAACACTTATttaaaaattcatgaacatttttcaatcTCGATAACAATTTTTGAAATTAGTGAACATTTTTTTAGCTGCATCAATATTTTTCAAATTGTCGGACATTTACGAAAGTTGTGTACATTTCTGAAACTCATGAAAATTTTCTAATTTTATTTAATATACAAAGTTTTTGTGAAATTCATTTGTTTTTATCCATAAAGATTTTTAGTTCACGAGCATTTTTTAtatttatgattttttttaaatgtatgaacattttctaaatttacaaacattttatttttcaaaataggaaaataaaaattactgaatttgtgaacattttcaGAAATTCAATACTTTTTTGAAAAAACGAATAGAGAACAAAAAACTCAATGCAAAAAAGCAGGGACACCCGCACCCGCAAAAGGGCCGACCCAAAGTGTGTGGGTGGGTGCGCGTTTGCTCATTTCCTCCCGCACAAGTCGGCGAATAGGAGCACTCCCAAGTAGAAGGAATATCCTCCTATGATCATTCCCAAACATGCATATGAGAGGTGTGTTTATCCATGACCAAACCTGGCCAACAGGCCGGCCTGGCTCGGGCATGACACTGCCCACCTGTAAACGGGTCTGGCATGGCACGACACGCGGAAACCCATTTATAAGCGGGTTGTGTCGTGCCAGTGCGCGCGCCTCATCTTACAACGACACATTAATTAAAAGGTCTGACCCACGACCCATAAGGACCGTGGGCCTTTTTTTGCCCAATTACTTTAAAAATTCATAAAATTTTGATAAATTGAAAGAAAAAAACTTTAAAAAGAGGCAAAGTGCCATATGGGATCAATTTTGAGCTTTATTAGTAGCTACCTTGTGAAGACCCTTAATCATCGGGAAGGAAAAGGAGTACAAAGCCACACTCTAGATTACAAAAGGAAAAGGCAATTACGAAACGATAAGAAAAATTACAAAAAAGAAAAGGAGTACACCGCTGTACACTCTTCCGGTTCTTCTTCATGAATGGTAATATTTTGGAATGTGGATACCATTTTTGTGCTATCGATAGCAATGGCGAATCTTGAAAGAAAATGAAGGAGAGTGGGGACTCAAAGTTAACCGTGTGAAAGATAACCATCAACTCTCAGTTTTTTAGTTCAAATAAGGTTAAATTTTGATACAAGGCTAGGTTGAATACAAGTATATTTTTCTTTTCAATTTTTGGCGGGGATTGAAGCACACCCCCACCCCCTCTTAGATTCGCCACTGATCGATAGTGTGTTGGCTCTCATTCTGGCCAGTTCCCCATCTTTCGTGATCATTAGTGTTTTTTTTAACATATCTGGGATGGGACCGGTTCTTCTCTACTTAAGTAGATATTCTTTTAGCTAGACTCAAATCAAAAATCTAACTGAGCTAATCAAATTTAAATCTTACAGGATACCCCCTCCGTTCTAAATTACTTGtggcaggtatggatgtatctagatgtattttagttctagatacattcatttctgcaataagtaatttggaacggagggagtagaagagAGGTGCATGGGAATTCGACAAACCACAATTATAGACCGAAGTAGTTCCTCcttaaagaaatataagagcgtttagatcactaggGGGATGACCAACATTAGTTAGCTTCTTGTGACCAGGATTATCCATCAAAGTTTAGCTTGTATACATACATGCACAGAAATTGTGTAGTCGAAACTTTGGTACCAGTCTGTGTTTTCTTCCTACATCTGTTTTGTGTTGCTGAAGAAGGCTGATGAACTACATACACTGTCAGAATCGTTTCCTAGTTGATGGTGAGACGGAGCAGAGGTATTGGGCTCATAGTATCTTATTAGGGTGCTGCTCACCCGTGGCCATGGGGAAGAAATGCCAGTTCTTGCCTTCTACTATCTCCTCCTCCGGCGCGGCGCTACGGCCGTCGGCATTGCCGAACACGAACTCCCCGGCGCTATCGGGcacctcctcctcatcatcatcatcgtctaTGCCCCTGGCGTCGGCGCCTTGACACGAGGAGGCGACGGGGACGTGGCCGTCGAGAAGCGAGCCCTGCTCGCTGCGCCGGTGCAGCTTCCGGAACAGCCGCGGCGACGAGGAAGGGGACCCCGGCTCCGGTCCCGGCGAGACGAGGGGTCTGCCCTGCTGCCGCAGCTGGTAGGCCGCGTGGTGGAACAGCAGCTCGTGGCCTCCGTCGTCGACGAAGCGCGCGAAGGGGACCTCGGGGGAGGACGGCCCCGTGGTGGCCGGGGGCGTGCGCGGCGCGGTGGAGGGCTCGGTGGTGAGCGCGGAGTAGAGCACCGGCGGCGACACCAGCTGCTGCGGCCCGCGCGCGTAGGGCCCCACGGCGAACATGCCGGGCGAGCTGCCCGCGGTCCCGTGGAGGTCCAGGAGGACTGGTGAGGGCGCCTCCGACTGGAAGAGCGAGgaggccggcgacgagggcggcgcgGCGAAGGCGAAGACCGGGTGGGCAGGCGGGGCCTGGTGCACGTAGGCCGACGCTGATGCTGTGTGGGATGCTGCGGCGAGCGGGCGTGGCGGTGTGTCCCCGTCGTCGGCGTAGGCTGCGGCGATGACGCGGCGCGGGTGGGCGTGGAAGTGCGGGCGGAAGCAGAGCGTGGACGACAGCCGCGACCACCACCGTTTCTTCTGCAAAAGCAAAGCAAAACATCTCTGTCAGTCAGACAGTTGATCTTTTTCAGTCGTGAGGCAAAGCAATGTGAACAACTGAATTAATGAATTATTGAGTTGGGTGCAAAATAAAACCAGTTTAGCTACATATCAGTCGGCTGATTTTCGAATTCGAGGTCAGCCGATTTTTGAACGAATGAAGTGCCTCGCCAGAGAGAAGGAAGGGGCCCCCGTCATCACCCCAACGTCTTTCTTAACGTTCAGGATGGGGACAATGGTGGACGGCGGGGGTGTGGGGATTCGCCGGGGAAAAAgctttgtgtgtgtgtggagggatGGCCAGTGGTCGGGAGTGGTTCCGGAGAGGGCAGGAAGGAAGTAGATGTGCGGGAGGTTGAAGAAAAGACTGGGGCCGTTGATTTTGCATCCGAAGTTGACTGACGTCCAGCCACTCCCAAAAGAAACACGTGGTTGATTGGTTTGGCAGACATGCATGTGAAGAATTGAGCAAGAtgcgctctctctctctctccctctgtcTTTTTTTTTAAGGAGGAAGAcctccggcctctgcatctggccGATGCATGCAGCCACTTTATTAGTTATTCACAAAAGACCTTATAAACGAATACATCAGTAAGTCTGAAGCCATCGTCTACGCAACATCTGTCTTTACTCATGTCCAGTTGATGAAGGAATGCTGATAATCCAGGGCCTAATATCACAGACCTCGCAGCTAAGCCTAACATCTATAACCTGAGGCCTGTAAGTAATTTCCATAGTGGCATCATCATGGCATTGCCAATTGCCATGCGTGCGTATTTGTGATGAGTGGTGGAGGTAAGAGTGGGTGACTTTTGGCGCCATGGAGATTGCAACACATTTTGATGTACTATCAAAGGTCAAAGTAAActgtggatggatggatgggtaCATGAGACATTTATAACTACTCCCCGGAACCAGGcagtttcattcattcattcaGCACGTGCGGCTAGGCTAAGATATGCCAAGGCCAAGCCAACACACAACACAACCGTACGTACGTTAGGctgacatggatggatagatggatggatggtAGGCACTGACCCACCAGACCGGACGCTTCTGCTACTACGTACTTGCTAACGCACACTAGTAGTCAATTCAAACTAAGATGAAGGAACCAAGCTGGGGTACCTTCACGCGTGAAGGCCTCAAGGGATCGACCCAAGCAAGCAAGCAGGAGGACGGACGTACCGTAGCGGCGGCGGAGAggtcgtggtcgtggtcgtggaGATGATGGTGGTTGGGGCGCAGGCCGAGGCCGGTGCTGCTCTGCGCGGCGGCGGCCAGAACGACGGCGGCCGCGTTCACCGTGTGcaggctgctgctgctgctgtcctcccctgccgctgccgctgccctTGCCCTTGCCTGCTGCTGCATCCTAGCTATCTATCTACCTACCTAATCTTGTCTGTGGTGGATGGATCTGTATGGGTAGGGAACCAACTAAGTATATAGCTAATCAATTTGTCATGCACGCATGGCAACAGAGGCCTGCTCAaggaggaggagcaggagcaggagcaggaggaagaagaagaagaagaagagcctGCTAGCTATTGACAATGAAGTTAGTAAAGTAGCTCCCTCACCTTGCCTAAATGGTgaagaaagaaaggaaaagatATATATAAAGAGATGAAGCAAGGTGGAAGGAACGcgttctcttcttcttcttcttcttctttctcgtCCCCATTTCGACGTGTGGAGCGGGGCAGCCATCGCCATCGCCATCGACGGAGACAGAGACGGTTTGTTTGATCGAGTCAATCAATTGGCAAAGGTAGAAGGAGCCAAGCGCGCACGCTCGTGCACCATGACAATGACGCACCCTCACGCATATCGCTTATCTATATCTATCTCACGCACCATCCACTACTACTATGCATTGCCCTGTCTAGTCTATGTATCTATGCTTCCAACCCACTCCTCGTGTCTCATGTGCTCCCAAAAATTAACACAACAGCCGGCCTGCACCACAAATCCCAAAACACTAGTACCATCCTTCACTAGTGCACTTGGGGCATCTCCAATGCCGACTCTTAAACCGCCCACATATGTCCGGACAACTCCAAGATGGGCTATGAGGGCATCTTCAATGCAAGCCCTTCAAATGTACATCGTAAAAATGTCCGTCGACACATCCAAGACATGTCCGCAGACAAGATAGGGAAGGCAGCCATCCTAAAATATTCTTCATTTGTCTGgctaggaggaggaggagggagaaaGGAAAGCGGGGCTCACGTGGTTGCTTTttttatgtgtgtgtgtggccGGGAGGAGATAGGGGGCCCACATGGCTGCTTTTGGTTGGACATGCGGATATCCAGACACCCGTAAAACATTTTTCAAGTTTGCGATCAATGTACCCAAGTTGAGACATGGAGACTAGTCCGCGTACATTTAAGGGACTTATTGGATGACAGCAACGGTTTGGACACTATAGTACGGACATATTTCACTAGTGCCATCCTTCACTAGTGCACTTAGGTCATCTCCAACGCCGACCCTTAAACCGCTCACATATGTTCGGACCACGCGGACAGCTCCGAGATGGGCTACGAGGGCATCTTCAACGCAAGCCCTTCAAATGTACACCGTAAATGTCCGTGGACACGTCTGAGACATGTCCACGGACAGGATAGGAAAGGGAGCCACCTTAACATATTCTCCATTTGTCCGGctgggagaagagagagagagagaggagagcgGGGGTCACGTGATTGCTTTTTTTATATGTGTGTGTCTGAGGTGTGCCGCTGGCaggagagaggagagagaggggttGCTAAAATTTTGTAGCATAGATTTTGCTTCTCGGGTGTGGTTGAaatgacaactcaactgctaaggattataaatattatttggctcctcttatgtcgaatcaataaatttgggtgaaATATATACTACCCTCGAAGACTGTCACAATACCCTATACTTGCTGGTGATCACCAATGTCAGTGCTAAAACCgaggatctcggatagggggtcccgagctaGTAGTCTTGGCACGATGGTAACATGAGAAAATAGGAGACacaattttacccaggttcgggctctctctgagatataataccctactcctgctcttgtttatattttGTGGATGGGGAACAAAGTACAGAGAGATCCACCTCGAGATCGTATGAATGAGTTCTAACCTCAAAAAACCTTGCCTCTATAGACTAAACCCCTCGGCTTATATAGGCACCGGGGGTATTTAGGATTACAAATATATCGGCTACTACTAGGGATAACATGCATTAAGTACACCGGGGTCATTCAAACACGTCTGAAGTGTACGCCAAGTCTTCGAAGGTTTCCACCTTGAGTACGCCGGGGTCCAGGGCATGCGAGGCCCATTCTTCAATTGTCGGTGGGCAGGCCCTTGCCGATAGTTGTTCATACTGTGCGGCCCGCACAGGGCCCATCAATTTAGGGGCCCCCATACTTTTTATATGCCTTTGTACATATTTTCCAGGGTAGGCGTTGGTTCGTGCATAGAGCTGGCCCCTGCTCGCTGGCGCGTGACTTCCCCCGCGATTGAGTCCACCGGGCGGGCCGCTGTTCGAGCATCCCATGCCACTGCTCGATGCCTGGATGGCTCGATGCCTCGATTGCGATCCCAGCCGCCAGGGTGCTAGGGTATGCTGATCTGCTCGATGCCTCGATCTCCCTTCAAAAAAGCTGATCTGCTAGATTTGTAACCAATGGGCGGTTTAGTTCTGCTCCATCGATCGCATCGAGAATCCATGGGCAGGCGACACGGCACATGCTCATCCTCCTGCCTCTGGCACCATCGAGATATCCAGATCTGACAAAGGCAGGATGAGGTTACGTTGTACGTTAGTTTTGGTATTGCAAATACAGTATCTCATTTGTTCGCAACTTCTCATTCATCGATTATTCCTCCCGTGATCTCGGATTCTTGAGCCACATAGGAATACCGCTGGCTTCTTGCTCCTAATTCTATTCCTTTTCTCCTAATTCTTATTTCCTAATTAACTTTTCGCAGGGATCAATGGAAAGATATGTTCTTGCATTATTGCTCCTCGATTAAAGATCACAGTATAGCAATTCAATCTGACGGGACACAAGACTAGGTGAGTTAGACGGTTCGTTTAATTGTCAAACATTGATGCATAATCTCCAATTGATATCTGCTGCCATATCACTATAATTTTATTTTATTCATCTTCATATCTTGTGTTTCAGTACAACATAATTTGTTACATAAGACACTATATAAAATATACATTATAATTGCTCGATAGTTTATTTTTTCTACTGATATAGAGTCCCATTTTTTAGTTTCGCATAGGGCCCCGGATTTTATCGGCCCGGCCCTGTCGGTGGGTCCCTAGCTCGGCCCATAAATGGCATGCCGACGTggtgtgccccctcccccaatGCAGGACACCATCACTTGTGACGAGCCTCCACGATGCAAGCAAAATTGCCCTTACAGAGCATGAGTGTCTCGTCGTAGTCATTGGAGCTCCAGTAGCGTTCCTTCTTGCACATCGTTAGCCTAGGGGCACCATGCAAGTTCACCCTGAAGTCGGCGTCGTCGGGGGAGTCACGGGGCATGGCCATCATGAACTCTGGATTGGTCGGCTAGCTAGCAGCGGCCGTGCCTTATCTGCTTGGCAAGTCAGTCAATGCACAACGACAATGTTGCATCCTAATTTTGATCATAATACAAAAACACAGAGTACTGCAGTAATTTCCATATAGGATTGGAAGGCGACGCGTACACGATGGGTCGTAAAGCCACAACCGAAACGAATGTCAACTCTGGATTTATACTAAACATTTTTACTTTTTTTAAAGTTGTTGGATGTTATTAGCTTATATTTATATTAGCCAAAATGACAACATATCGTGTTGTTAGATAATAAGATATATTGTATCCGATATAAATTTTAATGTGTTAACTACAAATACACATGCATTAAGTTGAAACAATATTTAATGCTAGAGTTTATTTGAGACATCATTTCATGAGAGAAAAAAGTATTGTTCAAATACATATCTATTTACTTGTGTGTTCACATATATATTTTTCATTTTTAAATATCTTGTAATGAGATATAAAGTAACGTATTTAACAACATCTTGATAAATATGTCTAGAGGGTATATAGTTGATTGACTGAGGTATAAATGAATAGAAAGCTCTGGAATGTGTTCATTCATGTCAGCCTAGCATGATTGGTGTCCTTTGCTGCACTAGAGATGACATCATAAATCTACAATTAATATATTACTCCGAAGTGGAGTATAATCTGCCAAAAGTAATTTGAATTTGCAAATCATAGAATGGAATGTTCCGAAGTGGTGAGAATTTGCCGAGACAAGAAATACCCATAGTTGTACGCACAGTATATACTTCATTTTGACATTGGTTTTAAAATAACATGGATATATACATTTATGATGGCACGTCAACTATGAAGTTAGGCATCAAACAAACAAACATACTTTGGGATCACCTTTGGAGCCTATCTATCTTGAGGATGGACTGCCACTTACACATATAGTGATCTATGAATACATTGGTCGACAACACTATGTTGTCCATGCATATATTAGGACCTAGAGCGTGATTAGTTTGATGCCAAAAATTGGCACGCCAGCATTTGGCAAATGGCAAAGATTGGCTGGTGCTTGGTTGATAACCATGTTTACTTGTCAACCTCACTAGAAGTTGCCAAATTTTTCTATTGCCAATTGTTGGCTTGCCAAGTATTCGCAATGCCAAATGTTAGCATTCATTTCTCCCAAACGAATTATCCTCCTAGTGTGTTGAAGCTGCAATTTTCTGGTGATGAAGACGAAACGGAAGGTGAGTGACTTTGTGCCATTGTCGCATAGAAAGGAAAAGGTCCTCCACCACGCTTGAGCAACATTGCAAGGGAGTCCGGCCACcacttatatgcatcattgtcaAATTTGTAACCTAAATACTCCCTTCATTCATTTTtataagtcgtttcagacaagtGAAATTGACCTGTTTTGCATGTTGTCTGAAATGTCTACAAgccttataaaagtgaacagatggagtaataaaaattatatcTGTGGACGGACAAATTTGAAAAAATGCTTGACGGTGCACATTCATTCATACCGTAAAAGTCATTTGTTTTACGATTTGGATGGATGCTGCGCTGTGCACttgatccatccatccatctgTTGACCAGTTCTAGTGGCATACGTACTAGCGTGCTGACTGACTTGGTCATGGATGAATGCATGACCAAGTCAAAGTTTCTGGCCAACCAGAGTGATGAGCTTTTTGACTTGCGCTCATCTTCAACAGCCAGCCAGAGTGGCAGATTCAGATATGAACAAGCTACTGTAGTAAGTAGTATATATCACTGTCTACATGCCCTTCAGTTAGGGGCATCCATCAATCTTCAGAGCCCATCTATCTCTATCTAGAGGAGAGGGGCTACACAGATAGTACATGTACTGATCGATAACAATAATACGTTGTCCATGAATATATTAGGACCTAGTGTGATGATTGCTGATAAGTATATAATTGTcggcaaactatatactgttaaTATTAACTAATGATGAACAAAGCAGTAGCCTATCTATCTAGCTCTATATGTCTGATGCTGATGGGTACCAAACTCAACTCAACAACAATCCATCTATCTCTACACTCTACACCAACCTCTTTCATCTTACTACTTATCATCACATCACCTGCGCGCCAAACAAagtcaacaacaacaacaacaacaacaacaacaaaccCCATCCATCTCATATATCAGTCGGTCTCTGGTTAATCATCTTCTAACAAGAAATATCAGTCTCTGCTTGCTTAAACACAACACTTTATTTTACAAGCACCACACTCACACTAGTTAGCAAGATGGAATTAACCAGCACCACTGCTCACCCATACACACATGTTCATTACTCCATTGCCTAGCTACTAATTAAGTAATACCACTCCACTTACATGGATCAGAGTAAGTAGAAAGTATTCACCACACCCTTTTCGTCATCATCATCGATCCAAGTCATCATCAACTTCTTACTTAGCTACCATACTAAGTTtttcgccatcatcatcatcagcagCAGCATACTACGCAGCTTGTGTAGTTAATTTACCCCTGCTGAGAAACAGGGCCTCCTCCACCAAGCATGCTGACCTTCGCCTGACCAAGTGGCTCAGTCGCCGCGCAGCCTATCTTCTGAAATAATTTTTTCCGCAGCAAGAAAAACTGATGTTATTATAGGTTCTGAATTCATAACAGGTGCACGGGGCATTCTTCGCAAATTGCAACAAGCAAAGGTTGTGCACCAAGTAAAAGTAATTCCCAACCAGAGGTTATTCACAAGCAAGCATATACATAAAGCGGTATGATACAGCAGACCTTTTCAATTACCAACAGTTAGTTTGCTCTTGATTTGCTGATCCATTACCAACAGTTGAGTTTACTCTTTGCTGTCAGGTGAGGTCAGTTTCATTTGAATGGAACTCTTGGTTGCAGATGTATTATTTCTCTAGTACTAGTACTAATCACCAGCAGCAACAGTAGAGTGCTTGGGCATCATAAACATGAGAAGTGTAGTGTTGAGATGATTAGTAGCAGAGCATGTACTGTCTATTGTGCTATTGTGTTGTGTACCAACATTGTGCATCATTGTGTACCAATCAGCATCATATGTTGGTGAATCCATAAACATCATAACCAACATTGTGCATCACAACTGTACTGAACAACATCAGAAGTTGAGAAGTGTAGTGTTGAGATGATATGTATATGTTGCAGATGTAGTATACGAGGTGTCAATCCATAAACATGAGAAGCAAGCAACATATGTTCCTCATGATGTTTCTATCTAGCTACACAATGATGCTACCTAGTATTACGGTCTATTTGAGTAGCAGAAACAGAGTTTTTTTCCTCTCTGGAATGGAATACAGTTGCAGAAAGCAGAGTAGGTCTAAGAAAAACAGAGGTACCTGGGTTTGGCCGACGAATTCAGGGACAGGGCTGAGGTGGGGGTGGTCTTCCTGAAGCTGCAGTTTGCCGGCGACGAAGACGAAGCGGAAGGCGAGGAGGGGCTGTGTGCCATTCTCATTCCCATTCCCATCTTGACGCGGGAAGGAGTAGGTCTTCTCCCACCACGCCTGAGCCTGACCAGCATTGCAACTTTTGAGTCCGCCGGAAGGAGCAGCCACCGGCACCGTGGCGgcaggagcaggagcaggagcaggCAGGGTAGCAGAACCCACAGCAGCAGCATCTGAACCTGCAGCAACGTCAGGAAGAGAGCAGGGCGTGGTGGTTCGTTGCagttcctctcctcctcctcctccttccacctGGAGGCCAAGGCCATTGCCGGCCGGACTAGCAAGAACCAGCCCATCCTCCCTCTCGCTGTCGCGGTAGTTTTCTGGGCAGATGGGCATGTTGAGACCGTCCGGCACGGCAGGGCCGGATTCTAACTCTTGGCCTCCCTTATTATTCTCAAGATGGGTACCAAAAAGTGGTTCTTTTGCTGGCAGATTGAAGTGCTGGGACATGAAGAAATGTGCAGGGGGGGCAGGAGGATTTGGGACAAGAAGAAGAGGCGACTCTCTTTTGTCAGCGGCGTTGTGGATGGGCGAGATTGGTCCCGGGGCGGCGGCGTAGGTGGAGGCCGTGAGCGACACCACCTCCCagtcgctgccgccgccgctgtccgccattttctttctttctttctccttcttcttcctgaAGTCAGATTATACACAAGAGGAACAGGTGTGAGATAGGACTAGTACATGGAATCGATGGATGGATCCATGAGCGAGCACAAGAAACAAGAGCTACGACAAAGATGTCTTACCTGCGCGGGGTGAAGAACGGAGAGTCGTCGCCGGCGAGAGGAGAGGAGAGAAGCGATCCGAGGATGGCTTGGCAGCGAAGCAaagcagaggagaagaagaagaagaggatggatggatggatggatggataggGACGGACGGTTTGCTTCCTTGCTTCCTTGCGTGGCGTGGGTGGGCATTTGATTGAAACAAACAAATCCCAAACTTATTACACACACCAACCTCCCACAGATATCATGGGTGGATATTTTCTCCATCAAGTAAATTAATCACGCAATATCCCACCTAGAGGCTGTCGGGTGGGGCCGGAACCAGTACTCATTCAAACAACCTTGAGGCAAGTCATCTAACCCCTTTAGGCCTTGTACAATGGAAGGTGCTTAAGAGAGATGCTTAGAGAAATAAACCAGGCTTTCTTTAAGCATCGATGCTTATTTGTACAGAATAGACGCTTAACTAAGCGTCTCTCTTGTAGAAATAGACACCGGTGCTTCAGAAAAACTCGGTTTATTTTTCTAAGGTTCTCTCTAAGCACCTcccattgtacaaggccttatAAAGTGGGGGAAACCATCCAATCCTCCCGGCAGTCACAACAGTTGTGCTCGATGTTCAGTTTGGCGCTATAACCATGCAAATACGGAATTGCAGTCGCTTAACTTGACTCCATCGTGCACATACGGTGACAAATGTGTATGCGGGCGGAGCCATCTAGACCTGGAGCAGTATTTGGTTTCGCATCCACGTGTATGGCTGAACCTGTCGGTGTGTGATGGCGCTGGCCGACGCATTTTTGCACAAAACCCCATCATATTTTTAAATTTGCAGGAAAGAAAAAAACCACACTAGCCAGTCTAGCCACTAAACCCATTACGTTTTCTTAGGGGGTTGCACCCATTACGTTCGGATTTCAATTTGTTTTTCTTTTTGCGAAAAGGATTTCAATTTGTTTTAGGGAAGCCAAGACTTTATTATTACTCAAAGATCACAGAGTTTGAAATACAAGAAAGATCATTTTTTTTGTTCTGATGTCAACCGGGGATAACAATCCTACATGTATTGAACGCGGGTGCACCTGGAGCTTAAACGGTCTGCACATATTGCGGCCCATTTTCAACACGCTATATTTTTCAAGTTATCCATAAGACATAGTAGTTAATAAATTTATGTTCTAAAAATATTATCCATACAAATGATTCTTAGTAAATAAAAACATTTAAATGTAAACATGTGTattatatataaaaatatttagCTAATACTGACATTCAAAGTGTTTATTAAATAAATATGTTGTAGTGGACATTTACACGGGCATGTTGTAGTGGCTGGCGCAGCTTCTACGCTTAGAATTTGGTCGCGGGTTCGAGACTTCGATTCTTGTCGTGCACGTGTTAAATTTTCTCTTTGTAATGACAGGTGTGACCCAGTGCTCATGATGCAGAAAAAATATGTGCCATCTTCTCTCAATAAATAAAACTTTGCTATCAATATTGTGTAGTCCAACGCGAATGGTGTTCTTGCTAAACCATCTCGCTAGTTAACCATGGGTCGCATGTTCGAGACGTTGTGCCTGCGTTTTATTTTCCGTGTGTTAATTTCCTCATCTATGAGCAGTTCAGTCTCGGTTTTTTCTGTAAAATAAAAAATTGCGAGCAAAAATACGTTGAGGTTTTTTAGTCAATTCCCCAAATAAAAGAATACAAGGGTGCTTTGTGCAAAAAAAGTGGACGTGAGCCCATACCACTCACTAACAGATGGGGCCATACACATGAATACGtctgcatatgtgtttgtgtgcACGTTTAAGTCAAGTTAAGTGACTGCAATTTTATATATCCAAAATTCTAACACCAAACTGAACATTAAGCGCAAGTTGTATGACCCACGGTGATATTACGGGTAAATTAATCCTCCTAGTACTGCAAAGTGGGCCCCACCAAGCCAGTCTCTCTTTTTCTCAAAAAATAACCAAGCCAGTCTCTGAGCAGGTGGGCCCAGCACCCGTCGGTTGTTCCACCACAAG encodes:
- the LOC125550143 gene encoding uncharacterized protein LOC125550143, translating into MQQQARARAAAAAGEDSSSSSLHTVNAAAVVLAAAAQSSTGLGLRPNHHHLHDHDHDLSAAATKKRWWSRLSSTLCFRPHFHAHPRRVIAAAYADDGDTPPRPLAAASHTASASAYVHQAPPAHPVFAFAAPPSSPASSLFQSEAPSPVLLDLHGTAGSSPGMFAVGPYARGPQQLVSPPVLYSALTTEPSTAPRTPPATTGPSSPEVPFARFVDDGGHELLFHHAAYQLRQQGRPLVSPGPEPGSPSSSPRLFRKLHRRSEQGSLLDGHVPVASSCQGADARGIDDDDDEEEVPDSAGEFVFGNADGRSAAPEEEIVEGKNWHFFPMATGEQHPNKIL
- the LOC125550144 gene encoding ATG8-interacting protein 2-like — encoded protein: MADSGGGSDWEVVSLTASTYAAAPGPISPIHNAADKRESPLLLVPNPPAPPAHFFMSQHFNLPAKEPLFGTHLENNKGGQELESGPAVPDGLNMPICPENYRDSEREDGLVLASPAGNGLGLQVEGGGGGEELQRTTTPCSLPDVAAGSDAAAVGSATLPAPAPAPAATVPVAAPSGGLKSCNAGQAQAWWEKTYSFPRQDGNGNENGTQPLLAFRFVFVAGKLQLQEDHPHLSPVPEFVGQTQKIGCAATEPLGQAKVSMLGGGGPVSQQG